A genomic segment from Candidatus Methylomirabilota bacterium encodes:
- a CDS encoding ATP-binding protein — translation MAPRGSLLRTFALLSFLLVALITIAQIGVQWRLLREDLLEWERTSTAEAIRVQVASVLDPDDFVHWNTPAARGRFAELLRLALSNPEILRIKLYDPEMRVVWSDEPRLLGETFPGNRHLVQALRGETVALLEEMDKAEHEYERDFVSVVELYIPIVLHRGRTPGTAAVDGVVEIYKDPSRRFANYTRDRIVIMTVSLLGALTLYAGLFWTVRRAARRMEAQQLDLARQADTLRATSEELAAAQQQLRVSERLAAIGEVSAAVAHGIRNPLASIRASAQVAADALEDRSRVETYLRAITDEVDRLGRWLTSLLDSVRPFQLDLGPVDLNGVLRDLLGVLQRRLTVARVTVDARLAPDLPKLHADEVQLQQAFLGVLENAIEALPKGGTIHLTTEPAVGSEPAAARITVRDTGEGISLERLPHVFEVLYTTKSRGTGLGLAITRKVVERHGGRVDIDSAPGEGTTVTIRLPLHAAETPA, via the coding sequence ATGGCGCCCCGCGGATCGCTGCTCCGGACGTTCGCCCTCCTGAGCTTCCTGCTGGTGGCGCTGATCACGATCGCGCAGATCGGCGTGCAGTGGCGGCTCCTGCGGGAGGACCTGCTGGAGTGGGAGCGCACGAGCACCGCCGAGGCCATCCGCGTGCAGGTCGCGTCGGTGCTCGACCCCGACGACTTCGTGCACTGGAACACGCCGGCGGCCCGGGGCCGCTTCGCCGAGCTCCTCCGGCTCGCCCTGTCGAATCCGGAGATCCTGCGCATCAAGCTGTACGATCCCGAGATGCGCGTCGTCTGGTCCGACGAGCCCCGTCTGCTCGGCGAGACCTTCCCGGGCAACCGACATCTCGTCCAGGCCCTCCGCGGCGAGACGGTAGCCCTGCTGGAGGAGATGGACAAGGCCGAGCACGAGTACGAGCGCGACTTCGTCTCGGTGGTGGAGCTGTACATCCCGATCGTGCTCCATCGCGGTCGCACGCCGGGCACCGCCGCGGTCGACGGGGTGGTCGAGATCTACAAGGACCCGTCGCGGCGCTTCGCCAACTACACGCGCGACCGCATCGTCATCATGACGGTGTCACTGCTCGGAGCGCTCACCCTGTACGCCGGGCTCTTCTGGACCGTGCGGCGGGCGGCCCGGCGCATGGAGGCGCAGCAGCTCGACCTGGCCCGCCAGGCCGACACCCTTCGCGCGACCAGCGAGGAGCTGGCCGCCGCCCAGCAGCAGCTGCGCGTATCCGAGCGGCTCGCCGCGATCGGGGAGGTGAGCGCGGCGGTGGCCCACGGCATCCGCAACCCGCTCGCGAGCATCCGGGCCTCGGCCCAGGTCGCCGCCGACGCGCTCGAGGACCGATCCCGGGTGGAGACGTACCTGCGCGCGATCACCGACGAGGTGGATCGCCTGGGCCGCTGGCTGACGAGCCTGCTGGACAGCGTGCGGCCGTTCCAGCTCGATCTGGGTCCCGTCGACCTCAACGGCGTGCTGCGCGACCTGCTGGGCGTGCTGCAGCGCCGGCTCACGGTGGCGCGGGTCACCGTCGACGCGCGCCTCGCTCCGGATCTGCCGAAGCTTCACGCCGACGAGGTCCAGCTGCAGCAGGCCTTCCTCGGCGTGCTGGAGAATGCGATCGAGGCACTGCCCAAGGGCGGCACGATCCACCTCACCACCGAGCCGGCGGTGGGGAGCGAGCCGGCGGCGGCCCGCATCACGGTACGCGACACCGGGGAGGGGATTTCGCTCGAGCGTCTGCCCCACGTGTTCGAGGTGCTCTACACCACCAAGAGCCGGGGCACCGGTCTGGGGCTCGCCATCACCCGGAAGGTCGTGGAGCGCCACGGCGGACGCGTCGACATCGACAGCGCGCCGGGCGAAGGCACCACCGTGACGATCCGGCTGCCGCTGCACGCCGCGGAGACGCCGGCGTGA
- a CDS encoding PqqD family protein, translating to MSASAPLPARVRFVESVRPRFGPERGFLFDQRSGRVFSLNGTGAFAAARFHDQQPVADVLVAMVEAFEVDEPVARRALIAFVEQLRREGVAEVVDG from the coding sequence ATGAGCGCCTCCGCCCCCCTGCCCGCGCGTGTCCGCTTCGTCGAATCCGTGCGTCCACGCTTCGGACCCGAGCGCGGGTTCCTCTTCGACCAGCGCTCGGGCCGCGTCTTCTCGCTGAACGGGACGGGAGCCTTCGCGGCCGCGCGCTTCCACGACCAGCAGCCGGTGGCCGACGTGCTCGTCGCCATGGTCGAGGCCTTCGAGGTCGACGAGCCCGTCGCCCGGCGGGCGCTCATCGCCTTCGTCGAGCAGCTGCGGCGCGAAGGCGTCGCCGAGGTCGTCGATGGGTGA
- a CDS encoding urea transporter: MSGRLVRLDGEVGHAAAAGYGQVLFAESPLGGLLMLLGLIPLAPRAAVGAAIACTLATVLARLRGYPYAEWRRGLYGYVAALTGVFWGVLFAPTSRAWVTLGLAALVAPALTRLAHRLLTPQHLPSVALPALALTWAAWLVLAPAGPATPAGWPAQAAGWTLTLAGLAVASRLLAVTALLGAVVGLAVSAALGGVGTSGIVANTVPTAIALGGVFLAFSPAALVVAAISAAIAGALWSSLMVHAGLPLPALVAPFSLVTIAVVAALRLPWLRRMVPGRPAPLPLASVGSPEVAWHARLAQERLHALAARARKICVLTGAGVSTAAGLPDFRGPGGLWTRTRDIQLADFVRSAASRAAYWQEEQRFFRLVEAATPAPAHRALADLGRRGRLSAVVTQNVDGLHQAAGLPAETVIELHGSIRGAFCLDCRHEVERATLSSRLESGRTALYCPVCQGLLKGGSVMFGERVSPARLDAALRAVLAADLLLVLGTSLLVAPASDLLRWARDAGVPIVIVNATPTPYDAEATATLAADVDAVMVDLAEALSERQAA, from the coding sequence ATGAGCGGACGCCTCGTCCGGCTCGACGGCGAAGTCGGCCACGCCGCCGCCGCGGGCTACGGCCAGGTGCTGTTCGCGGAATCCCCGCTGGGCGGCCTCCTGATGCTGCTCGGCCTGATCCCGCTGGCGCCCCGCGCCGCCGTGGGCGCCGCGATCGCGTGCACCCTGGCCACCGTCCTCGCGCGGCTCCGGGGCTATCCGTACGCGGAGTGGCGACGCGGGCTCTACGGCTACGTGGCCGCGCTGACCGGCGTGTTCTGGGGCGTGCTGTTCGCGCCGACCTCGCGGGCGTGGGTGACGCTCGGGCTGGCCGCTCTCGTCGCGCCCGCGCTCACCCGGCTGGCCCATCGTCTGCTCACCCCGCAGCACCTGCCGTCGGTCGCCCTGCCCGCGCTGGCCCTGACGTGGGCCGCCTGGCTCGTGCTGGCGCCCGCGGGGCCGGCGACGCCGGCCGGGTGGCCCGCGCAGGCGGCGGGCTGGACCCTCACGCTGGCCGGCCTGGCGGTTGCGTCGCGGCTCCTGGCCGTCACCGCATTGCTGGGGGCGGTCGTCGGGCTGGCGGTCAGCGCCGCGCTCGGTGGCGTCGGGACCTCCGGCATCGTGGCCAACACCGTGCCGACCGCGATCGCCCTCGGCGGTGTGTTCCTGGCCTTCTCGCCGGCCGCGCTCGTCGTGGCCGCGATCAGCGCGGCCATCGCGGGCGCGCTGTGGTCGAGCCTCATGGTCCACGCCGGCCTGCCCCTGCCCGCCCTGGTCGCCCCGTTCAGCCTGGTCACCATCGCGGTGGTCGCCGCGCTGCGGCTGCCGTGGCTGCGGCGCATGGTGCCGGGACGGCCGGCTCCGCTGCCGCTCGCGTCGGTCGGCTCGCCCGAGGTCGCCTGGCACGCGCGGCTGGCCCAGGAGCGCCTGCACGCGCTCGCCGCGCGCGCCCGGAAGATCTGCGTGCTCACCGGCGCGGGCGTCAGCACCGCCGCCGGCCTGCCCGACTTCCGCGGGCCGGGCGGCCTCTGGACCCGCACGCGCGACATCCAGCTCGCGGACTTCGTGCGCTCGGCGGCATCGCGCGCCGCGTACTGGCAGGAGGAGCAGCGCTTCTTTCGGCTCGTCGAGGCGGCCACCCCGGCGCCCGCCCATCGGGCGCTGGCCGATCTCGGCCGTCGGGGCCGGCTGTCGGCCGTGGTGACCCAGAACGTGGACGGGCTCCACCAGGCCGCGGGGCTGCCCGCCGAGACGGTGATCGAGCTGCACGGCTCGATCCGCGGGGCGTTCTGTCTGGATTGCCGGCACGAGGTGGAGCGCGCGACGCTGTCGTCCCGTCTCGAGAGCGGCCGGACAGCCCTCTACTGTCCGGTCTGCCAGGGACTGCTGAAGGGCGGTAGCGTGATGTTCGGCGAGCGCGTGAGCCCGGCCCGACTGGACGCCGCGCTGCGGGCGGTGCTCGCCGCCGATCTCCTGCTCGTGCTCGGCACCTCGCTGCTGGTCGCCCCGGCCTCCGACCTGCTGCGCTGGGCGCGCGATGCGGGAGTGCCGATCGTCATCGTGAACGCCACGCCGACGCCGTACGACGCCGAGGCCACCGCCACGCTCGCCGCCGACGTGGACGCGGTGATGGTGGACCTGGCCGAAGCGCTCTCCGAGCGGCAGGCCGCCTGA
- a CDS encoding sigma-54 dependent transcriptional regulator translates to MIPAVLIVEDERVLAEAMSDYLARHGFETAMAGSGEAALDAIHRSEPDLVVLDYQLPGMDGLEVLREIRQRAPQAAVVMLTAHGSVKTAVEAMRAGAFDYLTKPADLEELALVLGRARSHARLERELHLLQGAGGRGAPGERIVGTSEATRGLRAQVERLAGLDQGPGGAPPVLISGETGTGKGLVARAIHDLSARAERPFVEVNCGAIPAQLLESEMFGYERGAFTDARAAKPGLFEVADGGTLFLDEIGAMPLELQVKLLKAIEDRSVRRLGGLRQKTVDVRIVAATNADLDRSAQEGAFRADLLYRLKVLTLVLTPLRSRPDDVVPLARHFLAEAGRRYRRPRRLTPDAETALRAYEWPGNVREVANVIERAVLLHEGEEIGAGVLGLPALTRGGAPVEVGGGGGVKVDFSRGGLSLSELERTLIVEALKATGGNRRRAAQLLGISVETLRYRMEKHALTSVEHDSR, encoded by the coding sequence GTGATCCCCGCGGTGCTGATCGTCGAGGACGAGCGCGTGCTCGCCGAGGCCATGAGCGACTACCTGGCGCGGCACGGCTTCGAGACCGCGATGGCCGGCTCCGGCGAGGCGGCGCTCGACGCCATCCACCGGTCCGAGCCCGACCTGGTGGTGCTGGACTACCAGCTCCCGGGCATGGACGGCCTCGAGGTGCTGCGCGAGATCCGGCAGCGGGCCCCGCAGGCCGCGGTGGTGATGCTCACGGCCCACGGCTCCGTCAAGACCGCGGTCGAGGCGATGCGGGCAGGCGCCTTCGACTACCTCACCAAGCCGGCGGACCTCGAGGAGCTGGCGCTCGTGCTCGGGCGGGCCCGCAGCCACGCCCGCCTCGAGCGCGAGCTGCACCTGCTGCAGGGCGCGGGCGGACGCGGGGCGCCCGGCGAGCGCATCGTCGGCACCTCCGAGGCGACCCGCGGCCTCCGCGCGCAGGTGGAGCGCCTGGCCGGGCTCGACCAGGGCCCGGGCGGCGCGCCGCCGGTGCTCATCTCGGGGGAGACCGGGACCGGCAAGGGACTGGTCGCCCGGGCCATTCACGATCTCTCGGCGCGCGCGGAGCGGCCGTTCGTCGAGGTGAACTGCGGGGCCATTCCGGCCCAGCTGCTGGAATCGGAGATGTTCGGCTACGAGCGCGGCGCCTTCACGGACGCGCGCGCGGCCAAGCCCGGGCTCTTCGAGGTCGCCGACGGCGGCACGTTGTTCCTCGACGAGATCGGGGCGATGCCGCTGGAGCTGCAGGTCAAGCTGCTCAAGGCCATCGAGGACCGCTCGGTTCGCCGGCTCGGCGGGCTGCGGCAGAAGACCGTCGACGTCCGCATCGTCGCCGCGACCAACGCCGACCTCGATCGTTCCGCCCAGGAGGGCGCGTTCCGCGCCGACCTGCTCTACCGCCTGAAGGTGCTGACGCTCGTCCTGACGCCGCTCCGCTCACGGCCCGACGACGTGGTGCCACTGGCCCGTCACTTCCTGGCCGAGGCGGGCCGGCGCTATCGGCGGCCCCGGCGGCTGACTCCCGACGCGGAGACGGCCCTGCGCGCCTACGAGTGGCCCGGCAACGTGCGCGAGGTGGCCAACGTGATCGAGCGCGCGGTGCTCCTGCACGAAGGCGAGGAGATCGGGGCCGGCGTGCTCGGCCTCCCCGCGCTCACGCGGGGTGGCGCCCCGGTCGAGGTCGGCGGCGGGGGCGGAGTGAAGGTCGACTTCTCGCGAGGCGGGTTGAGCCTCTCCGAGCTGGAGCGGACGCTCATCGTGGAGGCGCTGAAGGCCACGGGCGGGAATCGCCGACGGGCCGCCCAACTGCTCGGCATCTCCGTCGAGACGCTGCGGTATCGGATGGAGAAGCACGCGCTCACGTCCGTCGAGCACGACTCCCGCTGA
- a CDS encoding alanine racemase, translating to MSSEIAAPPRRAWEEPTLTRHTFGTINKFSGVAINTRAPLVPTVIVDEIDGCAVSDLLRRFGSPLFVVSESRLRREFRDFRAAFRAGYPHTEVAYSYKTNYLTGIRSLLHEEGAWAEVVSGLEYEMARRLEIPGSRIVFNGPWKADADLERAVADGAWINVDSFDELTAIEEIARARGVVAPVGLRVNARVTAVPWEKFGFGVEDGLAEEACGRVVASSSLRLAGLHAHLGTDLADADTYGALLGLLVPLMTRFERRHRVRWEVLDLGGGFPNRHRYARSHPGTTPEPVFPAFAAAITQPLAAAMRRLESRPRLVLEPGRAVVEHAVSLLTRVVATKRLGGGAKAAVLDAGVHLLPTAYYTPLDIAPVEASPLSVEEVTLFGPLCMQVDCLAVGIRLPPLRRGTPLVVRNCGAYADSQSMQFIHARPAIVLARDGRPELLRDAETVADFIGRDRLPRRATAARARAR from the coding sequence ATGTCCTCTGAGATCGCGGCACCGCCGCGGCGCGCATGGGAGGAGCCGACGCTCACCCGCCACACCTTCGGCACCATCAACAAGTTCTCGGGCGTCGCGATCAACACCCGCGCGCCGCTCGTGCCGACCGTGATCGTGGACGAGATCGACGGCTGCGCGGTCTCCGACCTGCTGCGCCGGTTCGGCTCGCCCCTGTTCGTGGTGTCCGAGTCGCGCCTGCGGCGGGAGTTCCGCGATTTCCGGGCCGCGTTCCGCGCCGGCTATCCCCACACCGAGGTCGCGTACTCCTACAAGACGAACTACCTGACCGGCATTCGCTCGCTCCTGCACGAGGAGGGCGCGTGGGCCGAGGTGGTCTCCGGGCTCGAGTACGAGATGGCCCGGCGCCTCGAGATCCCCGGCTCGCGCATCGTCTTCAACGGCCCGTGGAAGGCCGACGCCGATCTGGAGCGGGCGGTGGCCGACGGCGCGTGGATCAACGTGGACAGCTTCGACGAGCTGACCGCCATCGAGGAGATCGCGCGCGCGCGGGGGGTGGTGGCCCCGGTCGGCCTGCGCGTGAACGCGCGGGTCACCGCGGTGCCCTGGGAGAAATTCGGCTTCGGGGTGGAGGACGGGCTCGCCGAGGAGGCGTGCGGCCGCGTGGTGGCCTCGTCGTCGCTGCGGCTCGCGGGACTCCACGCCCATCTCGGCACCGATCTGGCCGACGCCGACACCTATGGGGCGCTGCTCGGCCTGCTCGTGCCGCTCATGACCCGCTTCGAGCGGCGGCACCGCGTGCGGTGGGAGGTGCTCGATCTGGGCGGCGGCTTCCCCAATCGTCACCGGTACGCCCGCAGCCACCCCGGCACCACGCCCGAGCCGGTATTTCCCGCCTTCGCGGCCGCCATCACGCAGCCCCTGGCCGCCGCGATGCGACGGCTGGAGAGCCGGCCGCGGCTCGTGCTGGAGCCCGGTCGCGCGGTGGTGGAGCACGCGGTCTCCCTGCTGACTCGCGTGGTCGCCACCAAGCGGCTCGGGGGCGGGGCCAAGGCCGCGGTGCTCGACGCGGGCGTGCACCTGCTGCCGACCGCGTACTACACGCCGCTCGACATCGCGCCGGTGGAGGCCTCGCCGCTCTCCGTCGAAGAGGTCACGCTGTTCGGGCCTCTGTGCATGCAGGTGGATTGTCTCGCGGTCGGCATCCGCCTGCCTCCCCTGCGCCGCGGCACTCCACTGGTGGTCCGCAACTGCGGCGCCTACGCCGACTCGCAGTCGATGCAGTTCATCCATGCGCGCCCCGCGATCGTGCTGGCGCGGGACGGCCGGCCGGAATTGCTCCGCGACGCCGAGACGGTGGCCGACTTCATCGGGCGCGATCGGCTGCCGAGACGCGCGACCGCCGCGCGCGCGCGGGCGCGATGA
- a CDS encoding ATP-grasp domain-containing protein, with protein sequence MGETWIGVTGFYATDNPHPGLAVVRALRQADPSWRILALTWDHFSTGAYAEGLIDAHALIPYPAAGPRALLKRLETVVATHPLDVVIPTVDAELAQWSAMRPALRRLGVASCLPTMAALRAREKRRLPALGRRAGFAVPETLVLSSPDAVTKAAGRRRYPQIVKGTLVDSTVVHTPEDFRVAGWQLAEEWGYPVLAQPLIGGEEYDVAGVARRGELLEAAVMKKLAVTNKGTAWAGVTVEEPRFVALLRRIVAALRWDGGIEAEFIAATDGGIYCFEINPRLPSWIALASEAGANLPAALVRLAMGEDVEPALAQPGRLLARALIEHTYAGNPLAALTGGAARRNLLSRALASPTTPVAGRAGTVAITGLNAADNPSAGLTVGRCLRALSPAPRLIGLTHEVLATGVYVDRAWDEVRLLPFPSREDGGYPEALLEQCRDAGVDCLLPTIDVEVPIVTWLADRLAAAGVATLVPPAAALAAAAKPRLPGIVARGFRVPRTRLMATWVELETAIEEMGRPFMLKGPVADAKPVRTAEEAHVVARRLAASWGFPLLAQEWIAGEEYGVAAVADRAHRIVGTVVVRKEIRSANGNTWGGTTVVDRSLEKLAATFAEATGWVGPFELEVIRHPRRGPFVIEANPRFPAWVYLSAGAGANLPWAAVRLARGERVNSLRPRPGTFYVRQAWDAIASVERMGALSVEGRVDGHVL encoded by the coding sequence ATGGGTGAGACCTGGATCGGCGTCACCGGTTTCTACGCCACCGACAATCCGCACCCCGGGCTCGCGGTGGTTCGCGCCCTCCGCCAGGCCGACCCGTCATGGCGCATCCTCGCGCTCACGTGGGACCACTTCAGCACGGGCGCCTACGCGGAGGGGCTGATCGACGCGCACGCCCTGATCCCGTATCCGGCCGCGGGGCCGCGGGCGCTCCTCAAGCGGCTGGAGACGGTGGTCGCGACGCATCCGCTCGACGTGGTGATCCCGACCGTCGACGCCGAGCTCGCGCAGTGGAGTGCGATGAGGCCCGCCCTGCGGCGACTCGGGGTGGCCAGCTGCCTGCCCACGATGGCGGCGCTGCGCGCCCGGGAGAAGCGCCGGCTCCCCGCGCTCGGCCGGCGCGCCGGGTTCGCGGTGCCGGAGACGCTCGTGCTGTCGTCGCCCGACGCGGTGACGAAGGCGGCGGGGAGGCGACGGTACCCGCAGATCGTCAAGGGCACCCTCGTGGACTCGACGGTGGTGCACACGCCGGAGGATTTCCGCGTGGCGGGCTGGCAGCTGGCCGAGGAGTGGGGCTATCCCGTGCTCGCCCAGCCGCTGATCGGCGGCGAGGAGTACGACGTGGCCGGCGTGGCACGCCGCGGGGAGCTGCTCGAGGCCGCGGTGATGAAGAAGCTCGCGGTCACCAACAAGGGCACCGCCTGGGCCGGCGTCACCGTGGAGGAGCCCCGCTTCGTGGCCCTGCTCCGGCGGATCGTGGCCGCGCTCCGGTGGGACGGGGGCATCGAGGCCGAATTCATCGCGGCCACCGACGGCGGCATCTACTGCTTCGAGATCAATCCGCGGCTGCCGTCCTGGATCGCGCTCGCCTCCGAGGCCGGCGCGAACCTGCCCGCCGCGCTGGTGCGGCTGGCCATGGGCGAAGACGTCGAGCCCGCGTTGGCGCAGCCGGGCCGCCTGCTCGCCCGGGCGCTGATCGAGCACACCTACGCGGGCAACCCGCTCGCCGCGCTGACCGGAGGGGCCGCGCGCCGCAATCTGCTCTCGCGCGCGCTCGCGTCGCCCACGACGCCGGTGGCCGGGCGCGCCGGCACGGTGGCGATCACCGGTCTCAACGCAGCCGACAACCCGTCGGCGGGCCTGACGGTCGGCCGCTGCCTGCGCGCCCTGTCACCTGCGCCGCGCCTCATCGGCCTCACCCACGAGGTGCTGGCCACCGGCGTCTACGTCGACCGGGCGTGGGACGAGGTGCGCCTGCTCCCCTTCCCGTCCCGCGAGGACGGCGGCTATCCGGAGGCGCTGCTCGAGCAGTGCCGCGACGCGGGCGTCGACTGCCTGCTCCCCACGATCGACGTCGAGGTGCCGATCGTGACCTGGCTGGCCGATCGTCTCGCGGCCGCGGGCGTCGCGACCCTGGTGCCGCCCGCGGCCGCGCTCGCCGCCGCGGCCAAGCCGCGGCTTCCCGGCATCGTGGCGCGCGGCTTCCGCGTGCCGCGCACGCGCCTGATGGCGACCTGGGTGGAGCTGGAGACCGCCATCGAGGAGATGGGGCGGCCGTTCATGCTCAAGGGCCCGGTGGCCGACGCCAAGCCGGTGCGGACGGCCGAGGAAGCCCACGTGGTGGCCCGCCGGCTCGCCGCCTCCTGGGGATTCCCGCTGCTGGCCCAGGAATGGATCGCCGGCGAGGAGTACGGCGTGGCGGCGGTCGCCGATCGCGCCCATCGCATCGTGGGCACGGTGGTGGTGCGGAAGGAGATCCGCTCCGCCAACGGCAACACCTGGGGCGGCACCACCGTGGTGGATCGCTCGCTCGAGAAGCTCGCGGCCACCTTCGCGGAGGCGACGGGCTGGGTCGGGCCGTTCGAGCTCGAGGTCATCCGGCATCCGCGGCGTGGCCCCTTCGTGATCGAGGCGAACCCGCGATTCCCCGCCTGGGTCTACCTGTCGGCCGGCGCGGGAGCGAACCTGCCGTGGGCGGCGGTGCGGCTGGCGCGGGGCGAGCGCGTGAACTCCTTGCGGCCACGTCCGGGAACCTTCTACGTCCGTCAGGCGTGGGACGCCATCGCCTCGGTGGAGCGGATGGGGGCGCTCTCGGTCGAGGGCAGAGTGGACGGTCATGTCCTCTGA
- a CDS encoding tetratricopeptide repeat protein, protein MRRYRFVLISVIALLAFGIGCAATIARADFDQAVGAFEAGDYKGAIARLETSMQGGRDSARDRILLGWCYLKLDDLERAKTELERGLALGPRDPNAYYAYEGLGWIAYRTGDQSRALSAFNESLRHTPGYHNAHDGLGWVYLARRDPVRAEANFMAALKLAPNDRDARRGLAFVAYHRGEWGVAVERFQALLQEQEGDTLSRSALGWSYYYKRDDPAARRVFQDVARREPSWADPLLGLGWVAERQGHRDEAKTRFRTAIGKSAVYVATVDPAASLRKLFTAGPEWLDVWRDLGWGLFHEQAHALAETEFRALLQRHPGDPDGLRGLGFTLYALRRYRDAIPPLERVIATGADLPPVKERVLIPGAPGLHPIVSDARSTLAWSYYQSGDVPQALRQFRDVTARQPDWPDAWSGLGWTLAKVGDRVEAERSFRRSLAAQPGYPDAVRGLQELGKQP, encoded by the coding sequence GTGCGTCGCTACCGGTTTGTCCTCATCTCGGTCATCGCCCTGCTCGCGTTCGGGATCGGCTGCGCCGCGACGATCGCGCGCGCCGATTTCGACCAGGCCGTCGGCGCCTTCGAGGCCGGCGACTACAAGGGTGCGATCGCCCGCCTCGAGACCTCCATGCAGGGAGGTCGAGACTCCGCGCGGGATCGGATCCTCCTCGGATGGTGCTACCTGAAGCTCGACGACCTCGAGCGCGCGAAGACCGAGCTGGAACGCGGACTGGCGCTGGGGCCGCGCGACCCCAACGCCTACTATGCGTACGAGGGTCTCGGCTGGATCGCCTACCGGACCGGCGATCAGAGCCGCGCGCTCAGCGCGTTCAACGAGTCGCTCCGGCACACGCCCGGATACCACAACGCGCACGACGGTCTCGGCTGGGTCTACCTCGCCCGCCGCGACCCGGTGCGGGCCGAGGCCAACTTCATGGCCGCGCTCAAGCTGGCCCCGAACGATCGCGACGCCCGCCGCGGTCTCGCGTTCGTCGCCTATCACCGGGGCGAGTGGGGCGTCGCGGTCGAGCGATTCCAGGCCCTGCTGCAGGAGCAGGAGGGCGACACCCTGTCCCGCTCGGCGCTCGGCTGGTCGTACTACTACAAGCGCGACGATCCCGCCGCGCGTCGCGTCTTCCAGGACGTGGCCCGGCGGGAGCCGTCGTGGGCCGATCCGCTGCTCGGGCTCGGATGGGTGGCCGAGCGGCAGGGGCACCGGGACGAGGCGAAGACCCGGTTCCGGACGGCCATCGGCAAGTCCGCCGTCTACGTGGCGACGGTCGATCCGGCGGCCAGCCTGCGGAAGCTCTTCACGGCCGGACCGGAGTGGCTCGACGTCTGGCGCGATCTGGGCTGGGGACTCTTCCACGAGCAGGCCCATGCGCTGGCGGAAACCGAGTTCCGCGCGCTGCTCCAGCGGCATCCGGGCGATCCCGATGGCCTCCGCGGGCTGGGCTTCACCCTCTACGCGCTGAGGCGTTACCGCGACGCGATCCCCCCGCTGGAGCGCGTCATCGCGACCGGCGCCGACCTGCCGCCGGTCAAGGAGCGCGTCCTGATCCCGGGCGCGCCGGGTCTGCATCCGATCGTGAGCGACGCGCGGTCCACGCTGGCGTGGAGCTACTATCAGTCCGGGGACGTCCCGCAGGCGCTCCGGCAGTTCCGCGACGTCACGGCCCGGCAGCCGGACTGGCCCGACGCGTGGAGTGGGCTCGGCTGGACGCTCGCCAAGGTCGGCGATCGGGTCGAAGCCGAGCGCTCCTTCCGCCGGAGTCTCGCCGCGCAGCCCGGCTACCCCGACGCGGTACGCGGCCTGCAGGAGCTGGGCAAGCAGCCATGA